Proteins from one Nicotiana tabacum cultivar K326 chromosome 23, ASM71507v2, whole genome shotgun sequence genomic window:
- the LOC107828615 gene encoding uncharacterized protein LOC107828615, which produces MSRSREATTMKRKRPDLDSPTRGLPDAERVVLSLVKNKRNLGIWVVEVKKEANLPPTLVDKSLTALVKKKLIKQVVNIQNKGKKHYMAVEFEPSEELTGGSWYSEGNLDKEFITVLRDTCFKVIELLKVATVEGIHNFLKKRKVVECTSQQIAEILNSMVLDNAIIEVKSTGLGEYHSIPVGSVCYRTSSGVALGTGPKTIGPMASIPCGACPRISQCSPNGVISPQTCVYYTKWLNTEF; this is translated from the coding sequence ATGAGTCGATCAAGGGAAGCAACCACCATGAAGCGGAAAAGACCAGACTTGGATTCACCTACTCGGGGACTTCCAGATGCTGAACGTGTAGTGCTCAGTCTggtaaaaaataaaaggaatctGGGCATCTGGGTGGTAGAGGTGAAAAAGGAGGCAAACCTTCCACCAACTCTTGTGGATAAATCCCTGACCGCACTCGTGAAAAAGAAGTTGATAAAACAAGTTGTGAATATCCAAAATAAGGGAAAGAAGCATTACATGGCTGTTGAGTTTGAACCTTCGGAGGAACTGACTGGTGGTTCATGGTACTCTGAGGGAAATCTTGATAAGGAATTCATCACCGTTCTCAGAGACACATGCTTCAAGGTCATAGAATTGCTGAAAGTTGCTACTGTGGAGGGAATCCACAACTTCTTGAAGAAAAGGAAAGTTGTTGAGTGCACAAGTCAGCAAATTGCGGAAATATTGAACTCTATGGTTCTAGACAATGCTATTATAGAGGTGAAGAGCACTGGATTGGGAGAATATCATTCTATTCCTGTTGGATCAGTTTGTTATCGAACTTCAAGCGGAGTTGCTTTAGGGACTGGTCCGAAAACAATAGGGCCAATGGCTTCAATTCCATGTGGTGCTTGCCCTAGGATTAGTCAATGTTCACCCAATGGAGTTATATCCCCACAAACATGTGTCTACTACACTAAATGGTTGAACACTGAATTTTGA